GTAGTCGAGCAGCACTCGTAACCGCTATTACTCTATACTTGCTACAAAGAACCCATACATGATACTATTTAATAgcataaaaagaaacgaaaaaaaaaaaagaaagagccgGAAGAAAGATAAAGGGAAATTGTTCTCTTTCGTGGCAGGAagaggggaacaaaaaaaaaaaaaaagaacgaactTGTCTCCAGaaagtcaagaaaaaaaaaagagataggaATTGTTTGTGGAATTTTAAGTGCGTGTCGATCTGCGTGATGCGAATCCCGCAAAAGAATCGTGAATAATAGTTTTCACGTCCCCTGTACAATACGATCCGTGTGGCCTTTTGACTAAATCAAGGCCGAAGAGGGGAAGTATCACTTGTACATCCAACCGATAATCGAACGTTGTTCAATCAAGTATAAAGAATTAAAGATGATGTTGGGATGATTCTAGCGATCATCGAATCGAAATCCATCGGTATTGTGTCGCCGAAAGCCTTGATTGCTGGGAGTGGTCGTACATTTTTAAGCAAACCGATGACTGTCCCAATTGTAATGCGTTTTTAACGGTCGCATAGACATGCAGGATCGATGACAAAATCTTGTGTTTACTCCCAGTGTCTAGTTCTCGGGATAAgtcacacgaaaaaaaaaaggaaagctttTGGCGAAATCGATCCTTACTCTACggggataaagaaaaagaaagaacataaaggaAACGAAGCTCGAAACCGTGTTTTCACTTTCACGGTCCTTCGCTTTTCTCCGTAACGGGGAATAAGCGTCGACTGTGTGCGTGGATGCTCGCCATTATTATCCCGAGTCTCCCTGTCGCCGCGGTTTCAAAGACACACCCGAAAATCGTTCACTTTCAAATGGATGTCGAGAACAAAATAAGGAAGGAACATTATATAGTCCACCTACGACAGCGATTATTGTCTTtacaaaaaatgtaatgcgTATTCCAGTTTTGTTCCTCGTTTCCATCCTTATTTTGTTCCCGCACGGATGCGTTGCAAAATTCACAATAGACTACCAGTAGGTTTCTTCtgggaaaaattcaaatagcAGCAATAAGTTAAAAGCGCTACCGGCCAAGCCCTTTAATTAGGTACACAAGTCGGAaggcaaataataaaaataacatggcggagggagaaaaacaaaaattcaccaagtctttttgcttttgctttttttttgaggaggGTAACCTTATGCCAGGAAGTAGGATCGATGTCGATGCGCACCGTGACGTCAACAGATCCGCCTCGCGGGAATTTCGGGTCGCATTCCATTTccttctcttattttctttttcgttcatctccctcttcctttttggtctttcttcttttgaccGGCTGTTTGCTCGGACCGGCAGCATCGAATAATGTGGACAGACAATGTCAACGCCAATCTGCACAGTCCATGTCTGCATGTCGTCGTCAActtgtttccttttcgtcccgtttttttttttcttttacgtcttTGTTCTTGCTCGTATTCATTCcattttctctcgtttctttttgaaatatatgTATATCTCCATTTCTGGTATTTCCAATGCAGAATTTATTGatcggaagaagaagaagattcaGGCTGTgtcatgttcttctttttgattttgacCGGCGTGATTTGCTTTCTGCTGGGCATGGCCGTGACATTGGCTATCGGCCAGCGTAACATCCTCTACTGGCTCATGCCGTTGGACGAGGACAAGTTGCTGCCCACGGTGGACCCAGCCAACAACACCCCACTGGTTGAGACAGACCAACCGATTTCCATCGGACTGCCCGAGGTGAGTACGCGTGGCTGTTTGTATAGGATTAGAGAGTCGCGATATTCAATGCCTTTTGTGACACGTCACTCAAGTCCGCTGTCATTGTCGTTCACGTTGATCTGTGTGTGCTATTAATGATGCATTCGCAGGAGTTGACGGAACAGCTGACTGAAGAGAAAACAATCCCAACTTCAGAAGTGACCGATAAAGAAGTCGAGCAACGGGATGACACTTTGCTGGCCATCAATCTATTAATGCAATTCTTCTTTCGCGAAGCGCAAAACAACGGGATCGTGCGTCGCTTCCTTATCCATCGGATCAATAAAGAGATGAACGAAGGAGTGGAGAAAGGAGGGCCGACtgtcaacaaaattatcaaaGGATTAAAGGTGTGAATCATCATTAACGTGACATTCTCGAAATCTGTTGCACTGTTTCCCCTTTGGCAGATTTACGACATTGAAATGGGAACGAAAGCGCCTTCCATCCGCGGTATCGACGTCAACAGCCTCGTGCTGGACGAGGACCAAAAATTGATCGAATCCGTCGACGTGGGCATCGATCTTGAATATAGTGGCGGTTTCGCTATTGGCATCGATGTCGCATTGGCCTACGGAAAGACGGCCTTCATGTCCGCAAAAGGTaggtcattttctttctcatcgACTATCTGGATGTTTTCACGATAATACCTCGTTTCGTCCTCAGTGTCTCGATTGGAAGGGAATTTGCGTATAAAGTTTGCCCGGCTGCCTTATTCCCATTGGACTGTAGCTTTCTGTCCGCCACCTACACTTGAAGTAGCAATCAGTTCGCGGATTCAAGGCCAGTCTTATGGAGTTGTCACTGATTTATTAGCTACTTTGGTACGCTCACAACAGTTCCCGATTGAAAAGATAATAGAATTTTTCATTCGATCTTTCCGGCCTGTGCATAGATCGAAAGTTGGATTCAGAAACAACATTCGCTTCCCAATTCCAAAATGCTCACTCATCCCCTCTTCCCGGATCCGGATCATGCCATCATGAGACCGGTTCCAGCGCCGACGTCGAGGCCCATTAGAAAAGGAAGACTTCAAGTGACCGTCATGGATGTCACGCGTCTTGATCCTTCTCTCATTCAAGCTGAAGGCCTCTTCTGCATCTTAGCCTTAGGTTGGAACGCTACAAACTGTCACTGGAACGAAAATTTCTTTGCCGCGATCCGTTAAACGTTTTCTCGTAATTTTGCTCGCCTAACAGACAGCTGTCCGTGGATTGATTTCGCCCCATCAGAGACAGTGGGTCACGTTCTGCTCGATATCCGCATGATACGCAAGAGAGACAGACCATTGGGATTCGTCTTTCACGGTCTGCCCGCAGGGACGGTAATGGATTTGGCCTAAATAGCACATCGGCTATTTCtgcgaaacaaaacaagttttcttttggCCTCACAgattgtgtttgttttctattctgCTTTTTCTCGTCTCATTTAGTCCGATTTTTCGGCCATCGACGAGATTGTTCTAGATCTGGTGCGGAGCCCAACTGGAATCGTGGTGGTAAATACTGAACCAGGATCCGCAGCCGACGAGGCTGGATTCAGAGCCGGAGATGTTATCCTAGAAGTAAACGGCTTACCCGTCAGCTCAGTTAGACAAGTCTTGCGTGCTATTACTAACGCAGAAGCCAAATATGTCATCATTCGCATCGATCGATTTATTCCGGCCATCAAGACGAAGGTTAGCTTATCATTAGTTAGTTGACGGCTGTTGACCGAGCCATTCAAGTGAATAAAATATTATCAACAGGTCGATGCGTTTGAAGCCCAAAAGCCAATGATAGCCGGTAAGAACAACGACATGTTGCAAATATTTTATGCTTTAAACTCTGGAAGTTTGATTGATGcccaattattttttttggaaggatTCAAACAGGGAGCTTTGTATCCACTTCCAGATGATTTGGTTGGAATTCACCGAGAGACCATTGGCAGGATGGTTGGATTAGAAATGAAACGAACAGAAACTTACCCAATGAGCAAAGTGAGACAACCAATCAGATTACTCGAGGCAAGCGTAGCTAATCATTATGTTTTCAactcatatttttttaggtAGTCCATTTAGGCGATACGTTGGAATTCGGCGTATTACCCGGCCAGAGATTTCTCAACTTGTCCGTCTGGTTGACTGGCGTCCAAGGCGATGAATGCAACGTAACCAGCAGCGGAGCGGCCAGTGTGAGTATTGAACCGCCCAAAAAATTCAGTTTCAGCAAACTATTTGAGCTGAAAAAAGACCTCCCGCCAACATCGGATGAAACGGCCGTTAAAGAGCCACCGAAAGAGGTCCGAATCGGATATATCAACGTCAGCTTGGCTGAGATTATAGCCGATTGTCACCTCAACACCCAGGGCCATCACGTCTCGACTTATCAGCTGTACCCAGCAGATCTTCAAGCATCTCTCGGGTAACAAATGGAGCGTTTCCGTGTAATGGATTTACAAAATTGATTGTGTCGCAATTTTTGCCCTTATAGTCGGAAACATCCATTAAAGGACCAGCCGGGATTCGATCCTCGGCTATGCTACGGAGATATCGTACTTTCGTTCATCTACCAGCCGGACGAGGTTCAAGAAACTGAAGAAACGCCTCTGCCGGAAGAAACATTAGCCGAACGAGCGGAACCTAGCGAACGGGAACGTTCACAAGTAGATGTCGTGATTTATGAGCTCAAACGACCGCACGATTGGACACTGAAACGTTTCGGTCAACTCGAGAACTGCGACATTTGTCAGTCGAAGGTTAGTGGCTgataatttttcttctttttttttcggacagATATTGTTAAACggattctattttttattgcatgaTGTAGATATGGCTTGGCGAGGGCCTTTATTGTCCCAGGTGTGGATTAATCATTCACAAGAAATGTTTCAAACGCATACTTGTCGAGAACAGGAAATGGTGCAGCGTCAACCAATCCATCGCCAAGATTGACGATTACTACATTTCTAATGTTCCAATTCCGGCTGACAATATTAAGGTATTAAAAACAATCAATCAAGTGCAAACAGTTAAAACCCCGCCTCAACAGCGGGGAGTACATAGGCTGTGTATAACTATTGTCGTGTACTTATTTGTCTAATCTAGTCGGATTTAGAAGGAAACCCGTTTCAAgtggatgaagaaaatgaagaagcgAGTGAACTTGAAACGGTGGTGGAAAGATTGCAGGTACGGGACCACAACGAATCCCTGATAAGATTGGCCAAGGAATCCGGACGAAAACTATGGAATCATTTAGATGTAGAGAAACGTCGCAATAAAATATCTTCCATGGTACTATAAGGCAAAGTTATATATGCTAATGGCATGTAAGATAAAACCCTCTTGACTTTCTTTCAGctaaacaaaatagaagacgCTGTTAGGGCTGAAACAATCCGCCGGTACGAGCTGGCAGCCGAGTGGGAGAAATCAGCTTCATATTTGTCGGGGGATAGTGACGTTGGTAATAGGAAATGGGTCGAAGTGGAACTGGCATCGTCAGAGaagaaacgtcaagcgttggtcCTCCTCGAACTCTATTTCGGCGTTGCTTGGCAAGATGTAGAAGAACATTTAGATCAAAGTGAATGATTGTTTAGACTAAAAATATGGAGTTATCGTgtttttaataacataaaCGTTTTAGATAAGTAATGTCAGAGTGACACTACATTGCTACATTTAAATAAACGAGATATTTTATGCTCTTTCCCTAATTAATTATGTCGGTCGACATGAAACAGTTCCAGGAACAGTTGGACGAAAAGCAAATCAGTTACTTGgaagcggggggggggggggggggtaactTATAGcgaaaaagtggaaaaaaaggttaaaaaaaatgggaaaggtAAAGGTCAAACAACGTGGAAAACAGAAAGCCTTTTTAAACGCACAGGTAGGgtacgaaaagggaaaaaggtGAGATGGGGTTGGGATTTTGCCGGCAGTTATGTCCTATACCGTTGTCTACCGTTGTAGCCATTACTAAGCCTTCAGTTGACATTCGTCCGTTAAGGTGGGTCGTTACCAACATCTTGTTGTACCTCTGTAAAAAGTTTCGTTCAATTGTTAGAAATGTTGCGATTAAAACCGAGGCTTTTCTCTCAATCAGATGTAACCCTGTGTGTGCGTAGCCGCGATTTAAAGCGTTTTCCAGATTTAAAGTTCAATTTCACAAGAAAAGGCTTAAAAAGAAGATGTAATTTCTTTCTGTAGTAGCCATTTCACATGGCTAGGTCACAGTTCGGCTTACTCGGCCCTGTATGGCTGTTATCACATTTTACGTGCAATGTAAGTCACCGCCGATTTATGTAGTTTTCAGTTGGAGTTGTAGTAAAAACTTCTAGCGATTTGTTAACTTGCGgcgtttttaaaatttgtttttgaccTAACGTGAGACGTTGGCCCATTTTATTTGAACTTGCAGTTCTCATATTGCTCATCTTCTAGCTTGCTTCGTGCCACATATAGGTTACTCATGCTGCTTAAGAATGATAACGAgtgtttcttttaatttcgtttACGTCAGAACTCGACGAGTTGTTTTACTGTTGGCTGATTCGCAtctcaaaagaaaacgtagCTCTTTTACGAACTTTGACCGCGAGAAGAGCAAATGAAGAGACACACGTTCACCGCTGGTAGAAACCACCGATGACAGTCGTGTAGAGCTCAAGATCCAGCTTGGAATCCAAAGACGCGGAAGCTTACATCTTACCAACTGGGCATGTGGTtagtaaatttctttttgattgctGCAACAACAATGACATGTTTTGATTCCAGATTTATACATGGCGCTAGTCAGTGACAAAATTGGTCACCGAAAGGAGCTCGTGTGTTGAAGATGGAAATGCTCCTGCTTTCAGGTAAATAGAGCACAAGATTGACGATCTACAGCTCAGGGAATGGTACACCCTGGCAGCTGCGGTAATATTCTGTTTTTCGTAGCTTTGAAATTGAATTCGTCAGTTGTAATGACCACTGGCCGGAAGATCTAGTAATTCTATCCGAGATGACCTTGTGATTCCGCACAAAGCCAACAATATTGTGCGGTTTCTTGATTTTTGTgtaaaataagagaaaaccACGTTAGTTGAGAACAGAAGTCTGTTGCGGAAGCAAAGGTCTAAATCGAAATATGGCGAACAGTTTCTTCGCACTTTTTCGATAATCGGGCCGTCCTGGCCCGTAAATTATCGGTTGAGTAAGACAAGTTGAGTCATTCAGGCCATGGCTGATATCAATGGAGTTTGCGGCTCAGAGACCACCATTTTCCTCTTCCCCGTGTGTCCTTCGTTGCATCTCATTAAAGCAGTTGCAATTTTCACGCTGCTGGGCTATTCAAGGACGATGTAGACGAACCAAGTTCTGATGTGTAACCTCCGGTGGTTCGTAACGAAACGTGTTTCAATTTGGCAAAGTCTGATGACCACAACGCATGTTTTGTgtacacacataaaaaaaccACTAAATATTAACTGTTTTAGATGTCATTTGTGTCACATTGaacttgaaaattgaaatatcTGGTCTAGGTGTGGAGGTTGCATCATGACTCAGCCGAATTTTAGTGAACGAAAATTGGAAACAAAACGTTTCCGttgttcattttcctttttttttatccttttagCAGAATGACGCAACGTGTAGGAAAAACCTCGGCGTTCTCGTTCAACtagttaaaaacaattgagGTGCGAAACATTTGTGCAAATAAACAGAGAGGCATTGGATATATAAAGCCACAGAAACTCTTGTCCAGGCTGCATTTGAATACGTGACCAGTGTTCATGCCAGACGTGTATTTTTCGATCACGTTTGAAGCGAAACATTACACGCATcgcttccttttttcgaaacacattttatttgtttgcagaCGCATGATTGAAAAATGTTCCAAGTCGTTCGCAATCGTGTTTTACCTTGTTGGAGGTCTATTATCGTTGTATTAGCTCCACTTCTACTTCTTCCGCTACCATTGTCAAGAATGAAGGTAGACCTAACAACTGGACAACAAGATACTGATGGATactgatgattttgaaaatatttcagtATGTttctgtattaaaaaaaaaataatttccgTTTCTATTCGCCACAGGAAGCCGAATGTGGTTACGTCATTTTGATAATGGCTATTTTCTGGATGACCGAAGCGCTTCCTCTACCCGTAACGAGTTTGATTCCGGTAGTTGCCTTGCCACTCTTTGGCATTATGGAAACGAGTGACGTGTCTACGGCCTACATGAAGGCAATTATAGATATTacgttgattttttaaatctttataGCAATTTACGTATGTAGGATACCAATATGATGTTCATTGGTGGCCTTATACTGGCTCTGGCTATTCAATTTTGCAATTTGCATAAAAGAGCCGCTTTGGCTGTGCTTTTGCTCGTCGGTGCTAAGCCAAGATGGTAATGTACTTCCGCAAGAATTCTACTTCTTAGTCTCCTATCGTGCAATTTCATATCCTTGCgaaattaaattgaaaaaaacaacggGTAATTACTGACcttcgttctttcttttctttacggCCTTGTAAGGTTATTGGCTGGCTTCATGGGAACTACAGCTTTTCTGTCTATGTGGATCTCCAACACAGCAACAACGGCCATGATGGTGCCAATCGTGGACGCCGTTGCTGCCGAATTGTACAAGGTCGGTTACACTTTtcgttttactttttattcaTACCGCGACCATAATAACACTCGCCTTTGTCTTGAGAGCGTAATCTACAATGATTATAGTCAATTTACATATTGGGtcatttaacgtttttttacCAATTGAAACCGGGTCCATGAAAACGTTTTTACCCTGAAATATTTCGAAGCTGTCAGGTCTAGCGGTGGATGCATGTTCTTGCATCCATTAGTGCTGACACCTCTTTAACATGACTGATTGAATTAAGAGGCCTAATGAAATATTTCGCGTTAGGAAGACGACGTGGAAATGGTGAGATCTATTTCTCAATCGACAGTGGCTACCAGTTCTGGTAGTGTAGAAGAGCTAGTCCCATCCGAATCGATAGAAAGAGCAAAACAATCAGCAGCGGCAGAAGCTGAGCGGAGGAGAAAAGTCCGGGCTGGAATCATGATTTCCACATGTTTGTTcgaaaaaaacgtttttgttttgatacctttttatatttatacataaaaTCTGCTTCTACAGCATATTGCTCAGTCATCGGAGGAACTGGATCTCTGATCGGATCTTCACCTCAATTAGCTTTGAAAGGAATCATTCAAGAGTAAACAACtgctatttttattctttaatatTCATATATTTCAAACGGAAATGTATTTCCTTCTTCACACAATAACCTAAAAGGACTTTTGGAGCGACGGAATTGAATTTTGCAAGCTGGATGGCTTTTACCGTTCCCGGCATGTTCATTAACCTGCTCTTTGTTTGGGTTTGGCTTCAAGTGATCTTTATAGGATTATGCAGGTACGTAACAAAACTATGTTAAACTAATAATTCCGTACATCAGTAACAATGAGTCACTTCTGGCCAGGCGAACGGAcggaggaagagaaaaagaagtaatCAAAGTGATCCGTCAAAAGTTCAAAGATCTCGGCCCAATGACATTCCACGAAATCGCTGTTCTTGTTCTCTTTATCCTCTGTGTTGCGCTCTGGTTCTTCCGTGACCCAGGATTCATGCCCGGCTGGGCAGAGTTATTTGGGAGCGCAGAGAAGGTTGATGACGCAACAGCTGCTATGCTCATCGTCGTGCTGCTATTTATTATTCCTGCCAAGTCCCCGTTTGGTTGCCAAGAAGAACAGTCAGGTATAGTACAAGTACAAGAGGAGCACTTAATCATGGAGCATAATAACAAATTACGTATTTCCATCGCCTTGATTCCGCACAGAAACTGACGGTGGAAGCCACAAACCCAGCTCGGCTCTCTTAGAGTGGAAGTACGTTCAAGATAGACTTCCTTGGGGAGTCATTCTTCTCTTAGGTAATATTTTGACAGCTTAACGATGTAATGGATCAACCAAAACTCGAAGTTTGGTGATGTTGTATGTTCATATTTGCACAGTCATAGTAACGAACGAACTGCGCATTTATTGCGGAATACTTTATCGTCGTCAGGTGGAGGTTATGCTTTATCTGATGCTACTAAAAAATCTGGATTATCTAATTGGATTGGTGTGCAACTGGCCGGTATGGTAGTTTTACCCCCATTCCTCATTATGCTAGTTGTTTGTGTTATCACGGCAGCTATAACCGAGGTTGCATCTAATACCGCAGTGGCCAACATATTTCTTCCGATTCTTGCTGACACGGTGATACTTGGTGCATGTTTAATCAAATTTACTGGTGTCACGTAACAAAATTAATTCCTATTAAATGTAGGCGATAGCAATCCGAATCAATCCTTTATACTTCATGATACCCGTGACGGCCACTTGGTAGTACAAAATTTAATCATTTATTGGTTTTGTAACACTAGATCGTGGAATATTggctattttaaaaatatgattttgcttttattACAGCTCATACGCTTTCATGCTGCCAGTATCCACTCCACCCAATGCGATCGCATTCGCCGCGGCAAATATGAAACCAAATGAAATGGTAGCTATATGACGTCAAACTAAGCAGCTATTATAAGTGATTCAAAAATATGTTCAACAGATGAAAGCCGGCTGGTTTATCAAGTTGGTGTGCGTTATCGTCATATGCGTCACTATGGAGACGTGGGGTAACGTTGTGTTTGGAAGCAAACAATTTCCAGAATGGGCTAACGTCACCGCAATCACCTTGCGTACTTAGCACAATATCCTGTTTTATCTATTTCCATTGAACTTTCCCTGATACGAAGTGGAGTCCTTAAAAGCCATCTGTTTTGACATACGTTTGAAAGCCGATATGTTGAGCAAACACTGTGATGTGATGGTATAAGTTATTCAGCCTGAccataaaaatttatttgaaaaaactTTAGCCTAAGCATGGCAGAGTGACTTACGGTGTTCGTGGAATTTATCATagccaaaattttaaaataaaacaaatatggacGTATATTTGCGACATCGTGAGCGGCAAAAGATTTTTAGCCAATTCCGTAGTcataatttttctattttctaaaaTCACAGTAGTGTGTTACTGGGCACAACACATTATTTTAGGACGTATTCCGtttcttcagctcttcttccggatTGTATTAACCACGCTCTGAGTAAGCTACTCGGGGAAGGCCATGTCTGAGCTTAAGGGCTCAATTTAGGTTAGGACTACCATTACCATGTAGGAAGAACGTCGCCCATAAGAACAAAAGGTTCGATTCTTTACGACAAAATtatagaaattgtttttaaaaacttcTATTGCTTATCTAAACAGGCTTACCAGTGATCTGTTATCCAAGTTGAGCTCTTGCCTCAGTTCATCGGCAGCTCGTGTGACTTAATCGCACATGACCAGTGGGATCTCAGTAACGTTTTGTGATTCCAGTTCAAGCATCTTCCCAACAACAGCAATGGCGAAGTGGATGAGTCACATAAATGACAAGGTCTTGCGTTGATTTACATAAAATTTTAGGTAATAATAATTTGGGTACGGGAGATTTCCTGCTAGCTTGGCCATGTCTATTTCCAgaacaaataataatttaaaaagatatACAGacataaaaaatatgaaaacataaaaacaaaaatgatagTGATGTCGGATGACTCGGCTGCCGGAATCTAGTCTGTAAACTTGCCTCATTCTACAGTGGTCACGGATATAACAGCAGTTCTGTTAGTTTAGCGACATTACATCCCGATTGAAGCAAGCGGCTGCGGCAGGCACGAAGAACACGAACATGCGCCTGAATATCTTACTTGCCCATGATGTACGTTGATGAACCTTCGTCTCATACACGTAAAAATGTGTCAAATTTATTCATTAGGACTGTTTACCGACAACACCCGCATTATTAAAAGTTACGGGCAAGTCTATTAAACAGTGAAATCCAGTGCATAAATTTCGTTTGCAAATCGGAGGAAATGATCGGCACGATAAAAGTGGAATGTTTTTGTGCTTCGAAAGCGAAATACAAAATGATGTAAAGGATATatgttaacttttttctgaAGCCCTGAGCAAAACGCAATATCATTGGGCGttggacataaaaaaaaaaagaaataccatcAACTAGTCGTCGTTCTTGGCGGAAATTGCTGTTCAAAATACATTTGTTGCCATTGACTATTTTTATACCGTGGGTGGTGATAATAACATCTTCATGGTTAAATGGAAGTTATTAGGATAATAGCATAATTGAGCTGGATTGTACTAGCTAGCAAAGTATTGGACTTCCAGTTTTTTAACGAAacataaaacacaaaaaataaagttgggCCAAAGGGGCAAAGTTGGGCGTTCAATTTCCATTATACCGTACgattttcatcaaattccaagggatttcgttttttgccgattttgacaaaagtgagaaggctatagccttcccactttttcatttttggccaaattccaaatttggcttaaaatatatgatttcgatgcaaaattgaatgctaatcattaaaatgaagtttatttttcaattggctttATAGTTTTCGAATtaaacttgaaaaacaaaaaagtcgggcttatttttctcgGGCTtcaaaagtcgggcttaaaatttcaattgattttcctattaaaaaataataatggctGGTTTAAAGAGTAAAACACTTACATAATCGAATTCAACGTTCAATTTTGGCTATGCTGTatgatttttatcgaattccaagagatttcggttttggccgattttgacaaaagtgagaaggctatagccttcccactttttcatttttggctaaaatctagatttcgttaaaaatacatCATTTCGATTGGAAATTACACGGGAATCACGAAAATCTAccttgttttctcgtgggactgaTACCTTTAGAGTTATTCGACTTTTAAGTGGTTGCGGGgcttgaaaaataagcccgaccaaaaaaagtcgggcttaaaatttctacagattttcctattaaaaaataataacggctggtttaaggagaaaaaactTGCATTTTCGAACTCAGTGTCAAATTTTGGGTATGCTGTAggatttttatcgaattccaagagatttcgtttttggccgattttgacaaaaatgagaaggctatagccttcccactttttcatttttggctaaaatctaaatttcgttaaaaatacatCATTTCGATTGGAAATTACACGGGAATCACGAAAATCTACCTTGTTTTCTCGTAGGACTGATAGTTCTAGAGTTATTTTACTTTTACGTGGTTGCTGGgcttgaaaaataagcccgacaaaaaaagtcgggcttaaaatttatatagattttcttatttaaaaaaataacggctggtttaaagagaaaaacaattacatAATCGAattcagcgttcaattttgggTATGCTGTAggatttttatcgaattccaagagatttcgtttttggccgattttgacaaaagtgagaaggctatagccttcccactttttcatttttggctaaaatctaaatttcgttaaaaatacatCATTTCGATTGGAAATTACACggggatcacgaaaattgaccttgttttctcgtggaa
The nucleotide sequence above comes from Daphnia carinata strain CSIRO-1 chromosome 3, CSIRO_AGI_Dcar_HiC_V3, whole genome shotgun sequence. Encoded proteins:
- the LOC130697572 gene encoding PDZ domain-containing protein 8-like — translated: MFFFLILTGVICFLLGMAVTLAIGQRNILYWLMPLDEDKLLPTVDPANNTPLVETDQPISIGLPEELTEQLTEEKTIPTSEVTDKEVEQRDDTLLAINLLMQFFFREAQNNGIVRRFLIHRINKEMNEGVEKGGPTVNKIIKGLKIYDIEMGTKAPSIRGIDVNSLVLDEDQKLIESVDVGIDLEYSGGFAIGIDVALAYGKTAFMSAKVSRLEGNLRIKFARLPYSHWTVAFCPPPTLEVAISSRIQGQSYGVVTDLLATLIESWIQKQHSLPNSKMLTHPLFPDPDHAIMRPVPAPTSRPIRKGRLQVTVMDVTRLDPSLIQAEGLFCILALDSCPWIDFAPSETVGHVLLDIRMIRKRDRPLGFVFHGLPAGTSDFSAIDEIVLDLVRSPTGIVVVNTEPGSAADEAGFRAGDVILEVNGLPVSSVRQVLRAITNAEAKYVIIRIDRFIPAIKTKVDAFEAQKPMIAGFKQGALYPLPDDLVGIHRETIGRMVGLEMKRTETYPMSKVVHLGDTLEFGVLPGQRFLNLSVWLTGVQGDECNVTSSGAASVSIEPPKKFSFSKLFELKKDLPPTSDETAVKEPPKEVRIGYINVSLAEIIADCHLNTQGHHVSTYQLYPADLQASLGRKHPLKDQPGFDPRLCYGDIVLSFIYQPDEVQETEETPLPEETLAERAEPSERERSQVDVVIYELKRPHDWTLKRFGQLENCDICQSKIWLGEGLYCPRCGLIIHKKCFKRILVENRKWCSVNQSIAKIDDYYISNVPIPADNIKSDLEGNPFQVDEENEEASELETVVERLQVRDHNESLIRLAKESGRKLWNHLDVEKRRNKISSMLNKIEDAVRAETIRRYELAAEWEKSASYLSGDSDVGNRKWVEVELASSEKKRQALVLLELYFGVAWQDVEEHLDQSE
- the LOC130697481 gene encoding Na(+)/citrate cotransporter-like is translated as MFQVVRNRVLPCWRSIIVVLAPLLLLPLPLSRMKEAECGYVILIMAIFWMTEALPLPVTSLIPVVALPLFGIMETSDVSTAYMKDTNMMFIGGLILALAIQFCNLHKRAALAVLLLVGAKPRWLLAGFMGTTAFLSMWISNTATTAMMVPIVDAVAAELYKEDDVEMVRSISQSTVATSSGSVEELVPSESIERAKQSAAAEAERRRKVRAGIMISTSYCSVIGGTGSLIGSSPQLALKGIIQETFGATELNFASWMAFTVPGMFINLLFVWVWLQVIFIGLCRRTDGGREKEVIKVIRQKFKDLGPMTFHEIAVLVLFILCVALWFFRDPGFMPGWAELFGSAEKVDDATAAMLIVVLLFIIPAKSPFGCQEEQSETDGGSHKPSSALLEWKYVQDRLPWGVILLLGGGYALSDATKKSGLSNWIGVQLAGMVVLPPFLIMLVVCVITAAITEVASNTAVANIFLPILADTAIAIRINPLYFMIPVTATCSYAFMLPVSTPPNAIAFAAANMKPNEMMKAGWFIKLVCVIVICVTMETWGNVVFGSKQFPEWANVTAITLRT